One Trichosurus vulpecula isolate mTriVul1 chromosome 7, mTriVul1.pri, whole genome shotgun sequence genomic region harbors:
- the LOC118858406 gene encoding 60S ribosomal protein L34-like, whose protein sequence is MVQHLTYRHRLSYNTASNKTWLSRTPGNRIVYLYTKKVGKVPKSACGVCPGRLRGVRAVRPKVLMRLSKTKKHVSRAYGGAMCAKCVCDRIKRAFLIEEQKIVVKVLKAQVQSQKSK, encoded by the coding sequence ATGGTTCAGCATCTGACATATCGCCATAGGCTGTCCTACAATACAGCTTCCAACAAAACTTGGCTGTCACGAACCCCGGGTAACAGAATTGTTTACCTTTATACCAAGAAAGTTGGAAAAGTACCAAAATCAGCCTGTGGTGTATGCCCAGGAAGACTTCGAGGTGTTCGTGCAGTGAGACCTAAAGTTCTTATGAGGCTATCGAAGACAAAAAAGCATGTCAGCAGGGCTTATGGTGGTGCCATGTGTGCTAAGTGTGTCTGTGACAGGATCAAGCGTGCTTTCCTGATTGAGGAGCAGAAAATTGTTGTGAAGGTGTTGAAGGCACAAGTACAAagtcaaaaaagtaaataa